One genomic segment of Hordeum vulgare subsp. vulgare chromosome 2H, MorexV3_pseudomolecules_assembly, whole genome shotgun sequence includes these proteins:
- the LOC123430855 gene encoding uncharacterized protein LOC123430855 yields the protein MAGDDWRCRKHPPVPCGGVCPHCLCDRLLRLCPDCARTRPCPCASPSSPSSSASSASVGRVCSLIERERRIGRSRSVAGGDERRRSRVWGWASFRKPAAGRGMELENEEEHHHAAKDAEELERSSSVSGLKVTPKAGGWGRFLPGPIKALRHRKSRAAAGAGARGDRREGVR from the coding sequence atggccggcgacgactgGCGCTGCCGGAAGCACCCGCCCGTGCCCTGCGGCGGCGTGTGCCCGCACTGCCTCTGCGACCGCCTCCTCCGCCTCTGCCCCGACTGCGCGCGGACGCGCCCCTGCCCCtgcgcctccccctcctccccgtcCTCATCGGCCtcctccgcctccgtcggccgggTATGCAGCCTCATCGAGCGGGAGCGCCGGATCGGGCGCTCGCGGTCCGTGGCCGGCGGCGACGAGCGGCGCCGGTCCAGGGTCTGGGGCTGGGCCTCTTTCCGGAAGCCGGCGGCCGGCAGGGGCATGGAgctggagaacgaggaggagcatCACCACGCCGCCAAGGACGCCGAGGAATTGGAGCGGTCGAGCTCTGTTTCCGGGCTCAAGGTGACGCCCAAGGCCGGAGGGTGGGGCCGGTTCCTTCCCGGCCCGATCAAGGCGCTGCGCCACCGCAAGTCGCGCGctgccgccggcgccggcgcccgaGGCGACCGCCGGGAGGGCGTGAGGTGA